One window of the Corvus moneduloides isolate bCorMon1 chromosome 10, bCorMon1.pri, whole genome shotgun sequence genome contains the following:
- the IGSF10 gene encoding immunoglobulin superfamily member 10: protein MGAPRRERPRWLGTLLAACLATLPGISACPRPCACHGSAELHCTFRYFTAVPPRIPPDAQRINLGYNSLRKLSPTDFAGLEKLELLMLHSNEINMIPEKVFSDLRSLQVLKMSYNKVRVLQQDVFYGLNSLVRLHMDHNQIEFVNPNVFYGLTSLRLVHLDGNLLQQLHPDTFVTLRYSQIFKISFLKHISLSDNVLTSLPQEMFSYMSELESIYLHGNPWSCDCSLQGFAEWAQERPDVIKCRKERSSGVHQCPVCASPKNHNGKSLVDLPSASFTCTKPVIHDSLKSRNLTVPDDGDFSFVSPEDLIAPIGSVVLNMTDQAGNRGNLVCNVQKPKEMSPISFDKNGNSTVLKTSFSAFLVCGIDYGHIQQLWSILALYSNSPLKLEQTGRTTDLPLISYKYKQIYSEKDELFTSIEADLQAEPAWLMQSKVSLQLDRTATTLSTLHIRYSTDAQISLPSDDKNQVRNNWAIISRDNSTQTEHTVLVGGTVELGCQAAGEPAPAIEWILADGSKVRAPHISEDGRIVVLKSGTLTLRTADVFDTGLYHCISTNRNDADALTFRITVLDPHVEHNGVNGAQLPTALGSTLHLPCTSTAAPDAAVTWVSPEHAILRQSVGNKHIFANGTLRIQGVTERDVGYFRCVAANQYGVDLLVFQVLMRQDETAPKKNQGAVGEWEEGSGNELLRSAAAQRHPSATPATLTARGQSAASAASSQGAQSARQRNSHGKMPHWPYGDRTGRRFRGHRRQFVSSGRRVDPQRWAALLEKTKRNLTVTDKQEVATEPPIQVHKLSEEPEDEEEASGDLISPEEEFMIPATERPPVSALGRATELAITAGPEQTANPTPARNTSLLLTVSLTPLPSPLSHTVAPGSKRPQTYPSPTDSWEISDLSQIPANGVKQSSVSSGTSTLFPAGQNSVYSGEVNNQHLKSASVTPMTEATGTSKAVTPQSTADKLHIFTESIDKVSTKPDPRVPVVTVNAPSSEFGPIYFHSTQKGGTPKPPLASTFTTRQQIRVIQDLPTHPPQLQQHHGRRRKISGRRRIVRPGRIPSMKEHRYNFGTPGSARGSTAVATGVQLNTNYVSNVPTVNNLSSSINPFSPEAPPSIMNMPLERPMGAHQNTAFPREEENKRSARQKAATTGTSVTAKDTATTATSGLGAMGLKPTGTLVTTPQTDTRLAKSKIFRVGGRRGQRRKRPPKAPAPQRVATVTSPAVPPSLTPAQPLPGSISAVSMAKTSALWIPGTPEAPQHRPTAATQTSAMLGTWRNTQTATSLPGSLTAQSPIVALQTTPGTQRNTQLATSPPTSAAQTPTMGLQTSPWLDEPPGATSARPAAVRATSGPVPAQHIRATATAGEKSYVKMGEKNQAAQATFPARTVPSAPAAVTAPSTRHPSPLPAPTAAVPPAPSARASSPPRGDAGRQPEPPPKGTERGPTLQSPQIASPWGRDKDSSVSGWSERRDQETATIPNLITLGSASRNHFSKPRIVGGKLAAFTLLADSDAFIPCEATGNPLPIIQWTKISSGPDAPGRRGAGRWVVLANGTLSIARARPEDGGQYLCTAANAHGAARLLVTLSVVASPPRIAGGRQRLLTAHSGNTVAVACRAEGRPPPTISWLLANQTHLVPSSTGNDRAHVEPDGTLVIRAVTVYDRGLYTCLAKNPAGTDTLAVKLQVVAAPPTILEEKRQSVAGMMGESLKLPCTVQGNPQPSVHWVLPDGTVVKPLQLVHTRLFLFPNGTFHLGSIVPSDSGNYECIATSSTGSDRRVVSLVVERREVLPKIAIASQELTRLNFGERLLLNCTATGEPKPRIIWRLPSKAVVDQWHRMGSRIHVYPNGSLAIEAVTEKDAGDYLCVARNRIGDDLILMKVSITMKPAKIDHKQQFKKLVPYGKGFRVDCKASGSPTPEISWGLPDGTVVNNAMLADDSGHRSRRYVLFNNGTLYLNKAGVTEGGDYTCYAQNTLGRDEMKIHVTVIVAAPQIKHNYKTYITVTAGDTALLDCEAAGEPRAQIFWLLPSSEMISSSTDRHSLHTNGSLSISHASLLDAGEYMCVARNPGGDDTKLYKLDVAAKPPIINGLYRNKTIMKVTAVRHSKKHIDCRAEGTPPPQIMWIMPDNIFLTAPYYGSRIVVHKNGTLEIRNIRPSDTADFICVARNDGGETVLVVQLEVTEMLRRPVFKNPFNEKIIVKPGKTITLNCSVDGNPPPDISWMLPNGTWFSSSIRTSQFFTGSNGTLTINNPERHQAGRYRCAARNKVGYIEKLMVLEVAQKPNILTRPAGLVKGVSGEPLSLHCLAEGSPKPRMAWTLPGGRVLDRPQVSGRYLLLENGTLVIGAASAHDAGNYVCRAHNDAGDSSLSIPVTVTAYAPRIVGRPPPAIHTMPGAAVQLHCVVLGIPKPEITWELPDRSTLTTARQGWGSGGELLHPTGTLLLQNPRPSNSGTYKCTARNALGTDTAVTYIHVI from the exons ATGGGGGCCCCGCGCAGGGAACGGCCCCGCTGGCTGGGGACCCTCCTGGCCGCCTGCCTGGCCACCCTGCCGGGCATCAGCGCCTGTCCCCGGCCCTGCGCCTGCCACGGCTCCGCCGAGCTCCACTGCACCTTCCGCTACTTCACCGCCGTCCCCCCGCGCATCCCCCCGGACGCGCAGCGCATCAACCTGGG CTACAACAGCCTGCGAAAGCTGAGCCCCACGGACTTTGCTGGCCTGGAGAAACTGGAGTTACTGATGCTGCACAGCAATGAGATCAACATGATCCCTGAGAAGGTGTTCAGTGATTTACGTTCACTGCAG GTCTTAAAAATGAGTTACAACAAGGTCAGAGTGCTTCAGCAGGATGTATTTTATGGCCTGAACAGCTTGGTACGGCTGCATATGGACCACAATCAAATCGAATTTGTGAATCCCAATGTTTTCTATGGACTCACTTCCTTGAGGTTGGTCCACCTGGATGGAAATTTACTTCAGCAGCTGCATCCAGACACTTTTGTCACCTTGCGCTATAgtcaaatattcaaaatatcCTTCCTAAAGCACATCTCTCTGTCTGACAATGTGCTGACTTCACTTCcacaagaaatgttttcctaCATGTCAGAGCTCGAGAGCATTTACCTCCATGGAAACCCCTGGTCCTGTGATTGCAGCCTGCAGGGGTTTGCTGAGTGGGCACAGGAGAGGCCAG atGTTATAAAgtgcagaaaagagagaagttcTGGTGTCCATCAATGTCCAGTCTGTGCTAGTCCCAAAAATCATAATGGGAAAAGTTTAGTGGATCTTCCTTCTGCATCTTTCACCTGCACTAAGCCAGTCATCCATGACTCCCTGAAATCCAGAAACCTCACGGTGCCAGACGATGGGGATTTCAGTTTCGTGTCTCCCGAGGATCTAATAGCTCCGATAGGATCTGTGGTTTTGAATATGACTGACCAAGCAGGAAATCGAGGCAACTTGGTTTGCAATGTCCAGAAACCTAAAGAAATGTCTCCCATCTCATTTGACAAAAATGGCAACAGCACAGTCCTCAAAACCTCGTTCTCAGCATTCCTGGTGTGTGGCATCGATTATGGACACATCCAGCAGCTGTGGAGCATCCTGGCATTGTACAGCAATTCTCCCTTGAAACTGGAGCAAACTGGGCGGACAACTGACCTGCCTCTTATTAGCTACAAATATAAGCAGATCTACAGTGAGAAAGATGAACTTTTCACCAGTATTGAGGCTGACCTGCAAGCTGAGCCAGCCTGGCTGATGCAGAGCAaagtgtccctgcagctggacaggaCAGCCACCACACTCAGCACGCTGCACATCCGCTACTCCACCGACGCCCAGATCAGTTTGCCCAGCGATGACAAAAACCAGGTGAGAAATAACTGGGCCATCATTTCCAGGGACAACAGCACCCAAACAGAGCACACTGTGCTAGTCGGGGGCACCGTGGAACTGGGGTGCCAGGCAGCTGGGGAACCAGCTCCTGCCATAGAGTGGATATTGGCCGATGGCAGCAAAGTGCGAGCTCCCCATATCAGCGAGGATGGGAGAATCGTAGTCCTCAAAAGCGGGACGCTGACGCTGCGGACGGCTGACGTGTTTGACACGGGGCTCTATCACTGCATCAGCACCAACCGCAACGACGCCGACGCACTCACGTTCCGGATTACGGTGCTGGATCCCCACGTGGAGCACAACGGAGTGAATGGAGCCCAGCTGCCGACGGCTCTCGGCAGCACGCTCCACCTTCCCTGCACGTCCACGGCCGCTCCGGACGCTGCCGTTACCTGGGTGTCACCTGAGCACGCGATTCTTCGTCAGTCTGTAggaaacaaacatatttttgcCAATGGCACCTTGAGAATACAAGGGGTGACGGAGCGAGATGTGGGCTACTTCCGATGTGTTGCAGCCAATCAGTACGGTGTCGATCTTCTGGTTTTCCAAGTGCTAATGAGACAGGATGAAACTGCTCCGAAGAAAAACCAAGGAGCTGTGGGAGAGTGGGAAGAGGGCTCTGGCAACGAACTGCTGcgctctgctgcagcacagagacaTCCCTCAGCCACTCCAGCCACCCTGACAGCTCGTGGGCAATCTGCTGCatcagcagccagcagccagggcgCACAGAGCGCACGTCAGAGGAACAGCCATGGGAAAATGCCTCACTGGCCCTACGGAGACAGAACAGGCAGGCGGTTCAGGGGACACAGGAGACAGTTTGTTTCCTCAGGCAGGAGAGTTGATCCACAGCGCTGGGCAGCCTTGTtggagaaaacaaagaggaatTTGACAGTGACAGACAAACAAGAAGTTGCAACAGAACCACCCATTCAAGTCCATAAGCTCTCAGAGGAAcctgaggatgaggaggaggcaTCTGGTGATCTCATATCTCCAGAAGAAGAATTCATGATACCAGCAACAGAGAGACCCCCAGTAtctgctctgggcagagcaACAGAACTCGCAATCACTGCAGGGCCCGAGCAGACCGCGAACCCCACTCCTGCCAGGAACACCTCCCTCCTGCTCACAGTGTCATTAACTCCCCTACCCTCACCTCTTTCACACACTGTGGCACCGGGCAGCAAAAGGCCACAAACATATCCAAGCCCTACAGACTCATGGGAAATATCTGATTTGAGTCAAATACCAGCAAATGGTGTAAAACAATCAAGTGTATCAAGTGGAACATCCACACTCTTCCCTGCTGGGCAAAACTCAGTATATTCTGGGGAAGTTAATAACCAGCATCTAAAATCTGCATCTGTGACACCCATGACAGAAGCTACAGGCACTAGCAAGGCTGTGACTCCCCAAAGCACAGCAGACAAGTTACATATTTTTACTGAGTCTATTGATAAGGTTTCCACCAAACCAGATCCCCGGGTCCCTGTGGTGACAGTCAATGCACCAAGCTCTGAATTTGGCcccatttattttcatagtaCTCAGAAAGGAGGAACCCCTAAGCCACCACTGGCCTCAACTTTCACCACTCGTCAGCAAATTCGGGTGATCCAGGACCTTCCAACTCAtccaccccagctccagcagcaccatggaAGACGAAGGAAAATTTCTGGTCGGAGACGAATTGTTAGACCAGGACGTATCCCAAGTATGAAAGAGCACCGCTACAATTTTGGGACACCAGGGTCTGCCCGAGGAAGTACAGCTGTGGCTACAGGTGTTCAACTGAATACGAACTATGTATCAAATGTACCAACTGTAAATAACTTAAGCAGTTCCATCAATCCATTTAGCCCAGAAGCACCCCCCTCCATCATGAATATGCCATTGGAGCGCCCCATGGGAGCCCATCAAAACACAGCATtccccagggaagaggaaaacaaacgTAGTGCAAGGCAAAAAGCTGCGACCACAGGCACATCTGTCACTGCAAAGGACACTGCCACTACTGCAACCAGTGGATTGGGTGCAATGGGTTTGAAGCCAACAGGTACACTCGTTACTACTCCTCAAACTGACACCAGACTCGccaaaagtaaaatattcagagtgggaggaaggagaggtcagaggaggaagaggcctCCTAAAGCACCTGCCCCACAGCGTGTGGCTACAGTTACATCACCAGCTGTGCCTCCAAGCCTCACACCCGCACAACCTCTACCAGGGAGCATCAGTGCAGTCTCCATGGCCAAAACATCAGCACTGTGGATCCCTGGCACCCCCGAGGCACCGCAGCACAGGCCCACGGCAGCCACACAGACGTCAGCAATGCTGGGCACCTGGAGGAACACCCAGACAGCAACATCACTGCCTGGCAGTCTgactgctcagagccccatcgTGGCACTCCAAACCACACCAGGCACACAGAGGAACACCCAGCTGGCCACGTCACCACCCACTAGTGCTGCCCAGACCCCCACCATGGGTCTCCAAACCTCACCATGGCTGGACGAGCCTCCTGGTGCCACAAGTGCCCGACCTGCTGCAGTCAGGGCCACATCAGGGCCAGTACCTGCTCAGCACATCAGAGCCACTGCCACGGCAGGAGAAAAATCCTACGTGAAAATGGGGGAGAAAAACCAGGCAGCACAGGCCACATTCCCAGCAAGAACCGTGCCAAGCGCTCCCGCTGCAgtcactgctcccagcactcGGCACCCctcccctctgccagccccgACCGCAGCCGTGCCACCTGCACCGAGCGCCAGAGCCTCCTCGCCTCCGCGGGGGGATGCCGGACGCCAGCCCGAGCCACCTCCCAAAGGCACAGAGCGGGGGCCCACACTGCAGTCACCACAGATCGCATCTCCGTGGGGCAGGGACAAGGACAGCTCTGTCAGTGGCTGGTCTGAAAGAAGAGATCAAGAAACTGCCACCATCCCCAATCTCATCACCTTAGGTTCTGCAAGCAGAAACCATTTTTCAAAGCCCAGAATAGTCGGAGGGAAATTGGCTGCTTTCACTCTGCTGGCGGATTCCGATGCCTTTATTCCTTGTGAAGCTACTGGGAATCCCCTTCCAATAATACAGTGGACAAAGATATCATCAG GGCCCGATGCTCCGGGACGCCGCGGTGCCGGCCGGTGGGTGGTGCTGGCCAACGGGACGCTGTCCATCGCCCGGGCGCGGCCGGAGGACGGCGGGCAGTACCTGTGCACGGCGGCCAACGCGCACGGCGCGGCCCGGCTCCTGGTCACCCTGTCCGTGGTGGCCAGCCCGCCCCGCATCGCCGGCGGCCGGCAGCGGCTGCTCACCGCGCACTCCGGGAACACCGTGGCAGTGGCGTGCAGGGCCGAGGGCAGGCCCCCTCCCACCATCTCCTGGCTTCTGGCAAATCAAACCCACCTCGTCCCCTCCTCCACGGGAAACGACAGAGCTCACGTGGAACCGGACGGCACTTTAGTGATCCGGGCAGTCACTGTGTACGACAGGGGCCTCTACACGTGCCTGGCCAAAAACCCTGCGGGCACCGACACGCTGGCTGTGAAACTGCAGGTCGTTGCAGCCCCTCCCACCATCCTGGAGGAGAAGAGACAGAGCGTGGCAGGAATGATGGGGGAAAGCCTGAAACTCCCTTGCACAGTGCAAGGGAACCCTCAGCCCAGCGTGCACTGGGTCCTCCCTGACGGCACGGTGGTGAAACCTCTGCAGTTGGTACACACGAGGCTGTTCCTGTTCCCCAACGGCACCTTCCACCTGGGCAGCATCGTCCCTTCCGACAGCGGCAACTACGAGTGCATAGCCACGAGCTCCACGGGCTCGGACAGGAGGGTGGTCAGCCTCGTGGTGGAGCGCAGAGAAGTACTTCCAAAAATAGCCATCGCCTCTCAAGAACTGACTCGGCTGAACTTTGGGGAGAGGTTGCTTCTGAACTGTACAGCAACTGGGGAGCCCAAGCCCAGGATAATCTGGAGGTTGCCCTCCAAGGCTGTTGTGGACCAGTGGCACAG AATGGGAAGTCGGATCCATGTCTACCCCAATGGATCCCTGGCTATTGAGGCAGTTACAGAAAAAGATGCAGGTGACTATCTGTGTGTCGCAAGAAACAGAATTGGGGATGATCTGATACTGATGAAAGTCAGCATCACAATGAAACCAGCCAAGATTGACCACAAACAGCAGTTCAAGAAACTGGTGCCATATGGGAAGGGTTTCAGAGTGGACTGCAAGGCCTCCGGGTCGCCCACACCGGAAATATCCTGGGGTCTGCCAGACGGGACGGTGGTGAACAACGCGATGCTGGCGGATGACAGTGGGCACAGGTCTCGCAGGTACGTCCTCTTCAACAATGGGACTCTGTACCTCAACAAAGCTGGAGTGACAGAAGGAGGAGATTACACGTGCTATGCCCAGAACACTCTGGGGAGGGACGAGATGAAGATCCACGTCACGGTCATCGTGGCAGCCCCTCAAATAAAGCACAATTACAAGACATACATTACAGTGACAGCTGgagacacagcactgctggactGTGAAGCTGCTGGAGAACCCAGGGCACAGATATTCTGGTTGCTGCCTTCCAGTGAGATGATCTCCTCGTCCACAGACAGGCACTCCCTGCATACCAACGGCTCTCTCTCCATCAGCCACGCCAGCCTGCTGGATGCTGGGGAGTACATGTGTGTGGCTCGGAATCCTGGCGGGGATGACACCAAACTGTACAAGCTGGACGTGGCTGCTAAACCCCCCATCATAAATGGTTTATACAGGAACAAAACAATCATGAAGGTGACGGCAGTGAGGCACTCAAAGAAACACATCGACTGCCGGGCAGAAGGGACACCTCCTCCTCAGATTATGTGGATCATGCCCGATAACATTTTCCTAACAGCCCCATATTATGGGAGCAGGATTGTGGTGCACAAAAACGGGACACTTGAGATTCGGAACATCAGGCCCTCAGACACAGCGGATTTTATCTGTGTGGCACGTAACGACGGGGGAGAAACTGTGCTGGTGGTGCAGCTGGAAGTCACAGAAATGCTGCGGCGACCAGTGTTCAAAAATCCTTTCAAcgaaaaaataatagtaaaaccTGGGAAAACTATCACACTGAACTGTTCTGTGGATGGAAACCCTCCCCCAGATATAAGCTGGATGCTGCCCAACGGCACGTGGTTTTCCAGCAGCATCAGGACATCCCAGTTTTTCACAGGAAGCAATGGGACCCTGACCATCAACAATCCTGAGAGACACCAAGCCGGGCGCTACCGCTGTGCTGCCCGGAACAAGGTTGGCTATATTGAAAAGCTCATGGTCCTGGAGGTTGCCCAGAAGCCCAATATCCTCACCcgccctgcagggctggtgaAGGGTGTCAGTGGGGAGCCTTTGTCGCTTCACTGCCTGGCTGAGGGGAGCCCCAAGCCCAGGATGGCGTGGACGCTGCCAGGGGGACGTGTGCTGGACCGGCCGCAGGTCAGCGGGAGGTACCTGCTGCTGGAGAATGGCACCTTGGTCATTGGGGCAGCCTCGGCCCATGACGCCGGGAATTACGTGTGCAGGGCCCACAACGATGCCGGGGACTCCTCCCTCAGCATTCCTGTCACGGTCACAGCCTACGCCCCGCGGATCGTGGGCAGACCCCCCCCAGCCATCCACACCATGCCAGGGGCAGCAGTCCAGCTCCACTGTGTAGTGCTGGGGataccaaaaccagaaattaccTGGGAATTACCTGACCGCTCCACACTCACCACAGCTCGCCAGGGCTGGGGATCTGGGGGCGAGCTGCTTCACCCCACGGGcactctgctcctgcagaaTCCCCGACCCTCCAATTCCGGCACGTACAAGTGCACAGCGAGGAACGCCCTTGGCACTGACACTGCAGTAACGTATATCCACGTCATCTGA